The Halioglobus maricola genome segment TCAGCGGGTAGGGGCGTTGCTCTTGACAGACGGTCAACCGGATCGCAGGTGGGGCCGAAGATATGGTAGTCCTGTAGCGACCCCGTCAGCGGCTTGTCTCCCCGCCAGGCCCGAATCGGCAAGTGAAGGTCAACCAGCAGCTGTTCCTGCATTCCGCCATACACGCCGTCATTAATGAACAGGCTGCGCCCGCAATCTCGAACATGAATCACACGCGCTAGCAGCGAAACGCTATCGGCGACCATCGCCCGTCCCGGTTCGCACATGAGTCTGGTTTTGGGCGGCAGAAACGCAGCAGCTGCGGCGTGAATTTCGGAGAAAAACTCGCTGAGCGTCGGTACGTCTGCGCCGGCATAGGCTACCGGAAAGCCGCCGCCGACATTGACCAGATCCGGTGCGCATCCGGCGCGCGCAATGATATCACCGGCCGCCTCCAGGTAGCGGCGGTACATGCCGGGGTCCACGCACTGTGAACCGGGGTGGAACGTGAGTGCGGCCTTGCCACCACGAGCGTGTATGAGGCGCATGAGTTGCACGGCAGCGTCCGTGCTGGCGCCGAACTTGCTACCGAAATCGTAGGCAGCGCCCGCGTGTTCCAGCTTGAAGCGTACGGTATAGCGCACGTTGGTATCACCGCCGCAGGCGCGATAAATTTTGTCGAGTTCAGAGGTTTCGTCGAGGGCGAAAGAGCGCACGCCATAGCGGGCGTAGGCCTCGGTGATGGCGGCGAGGTCTTTCACCGGGTTGTTAAAGTGCAGTACGGCATCAGGCGCAATAGCGAGAGTGGAGCGGACTTCTTCAATAGAGGCGACGTCGAAATGACGGACGCCTGCTTTATGGAGCGTTTGCAGGACTCGCGCTTCTGGGTTGGCCTTGACCGCGTAGCTGACGTCGCCGTGGAAATTTTCCAGAAACACGGCAGCGACTGATTCCAGCTGGCTGGCACAGAAGAGGTACGCGGGCTCTTCCGGCGCGGTATCTGCGATAAATCCGCCAGTGCAGGAGTGGGGCTTTCGCTTGCTCTGGAGCCACTGTTGTTTGATGTCGCCTGTCATGTGCGTATCCCTGAATCTGTTATAGCTCTATTCTGGTCTCAACAGCTGGTGATTTGGGAGTTGCAAAAACTGGTTAATTTGTTCAAATTGGTGTCATATTGAATACATGATTGTTCAAAACGAAAAGTAGGGGGCAATGTGGAACTGAACAAGAATGACCGGCGCCTGCTCAAGGCGTTGCAGCGCAATGCTCGCCAGAGCGTTAGCGAGCTTGCGCGGGAGCTGGATCTTTCCCGCACCACGGTGCAGAAGCGGCTCGCCGCACTTGAGAGCAATGGGGTAATCACTGGGTACAAGGTGAAACTCAGTGATGCCTATCGGGCCGAAACTCTGCAGGCCTACGTCAACCTGGTTGTTGATCCCCGCAAGGGCGCGATGGTAAGTGCGACCTTGGAAAAGTTGCCGCAGGTCGAGGCGCTGTACACCGTCAGTGGCAAGATCGATATGGTAGCGTTGATGCGAGTGCACAGCCCGGCTGAGCTGGATGCGACGCTGGATAAAATCGGCGAAACGGATGGGGTCCGCGATACAGAATCGGCGATCGTGCTGTCTACCCGGTTTGACCGACGTTGAATTGGTTCAGTTATCAAACAGCGCGAGTTGAGATTCGCGGACTTCGTGACGAGGATTGAGGCGCAGACCTGCGCCCAGTAAGCGCACCGGCCGGCTCTGGCGCTGCCAGGCGCTTTCCAGCAGCGCGAGATACGCACCCGGCTGCAGCCAGTGTTCGCCATTGCCAGGAATGACTTCTTCCATCGTGGTCTGGTTGAAGTTATCGAACTTCACTTTCACAAAGCGCTTGTTGGGGTGATATTGCTCTTCGATACGATGAAAGCGGGTCTCCAATTCAGCGAGAATTTTTTCCAGCGCTGTGCGCATGGCATCGATATCAACAAGGTCATCACTATAGGTGTTCTCCACCGAGATCGATTTGCGGATGCGGCTGGTTTGTACCGGGCGGTTGTCTTCGCCGTGGGCCAGCTGAGACAGGCGCAGGCCGTACTTGCCGAAGCGTCGGGCCAATGTTTCCAGTGGTATAGCTTGCAGTTCGCCGCAGGTCGTGGCGCCCAGTTTCTCCAGTTTGGCTGCCGTGACGCTACCAACACCATTGATTCTGGATACGGGCAGTTCGCGCACGAAGCTTGCTACCTGTCCCGGTGCCAGGGTGAAACAGCCATCGGGTTTGTTCCAGTCGCTGCCGACTTTGGCCAGGAACTTGTTGGGTGCAACGCCGGCCGATACGGTTAATTGCAGTTCTTCTTTTATGCTGGCGCGAATTTCTTCGGCGATCAGTGTCGCACTGCCCTGGCACGCGGTAGCTTCACTGACGTCAAGGTAGGCTTCATCGAGGCTCAGTGGCTCAATGACCTCTGTGTAGCGACGGAATATCTCGTGAAACTGGCGCGAAGTCTCGCGGTAGAGCGGGAAGCGGGGTTTGAGTATCTGCAGTTGGGGGCACAACTGGCGGGCGCGGCTGCTGGGCATTGCAGAGCGAACGCCGTATTTTCGCGCTTCATAATTGCAGGTGGCAATAACGCCCCGGCCGGTGCTCCCACCCACAGCGATCGGCTGCCCGATCAGACCGGGATTTTCTCGCATTTCCACTGATGCATAGAACGAATCTGCATCGACATGAATAATTTTGCGCCAGTTCAACTTACGTCCTGGCGGGTGCTTCCAGCATCGCCGCAATGGCGCCCGCGACCTGATCGAGCATGGTATTGCGTTGGCGTGGCTTTGAGCCGAATGCGCTGCAGATGTCCGCAATGCTGTGGAAATTGATCGACAGGGCCAGGAACAGGCGCTGCCTGGCTTCGGCCTGGCTAAGGTGGGACAGGGCCTCGGCCACAATCGGTTCAAGCGCAGCAACCTTGCGAAAGTTCAGTTGCGAGTCATTGCCGGGATTCGTCGCCGGACTGCTGGTGGCGGCCAGTTGCGACAGCATACGCACATAGTAAACGCCCTCCGGGTTTTGTTTCAGATATTCACCCAGAGGAGTGACCAGAGTGCGTGCGACTCGCTCGGCGGGGCGCCATTGTTCCAGATGCGCGCTCTCGAGGAAGCGGTTGCGAAGTGCTTCCACCGCGTCGGCGTGATAGTCCAGAATCGCCTGGATCAGGCCTTTGCGACTGCCAAAGTGATATTGCAGGGCATTGCGGTTCTTTTGACCCGCCGCGAGGGTGATTTCATTGAGCGAAACAGAATCCACCCCGCGCTCGGCGAACAGTTTCTGAGCAGTGCGGATAAACCGCAGGCGCGTATCGGCCGAGCGTGCAGCGTGCTTATTTACATGGCCGCTGGCCATACGGACTACTCCTTGTGGAAAACTCCATCTTAATTCAGGTATCCACCGAACGACAGGTTTCCATCCAGTCGTTCACCGACGCCAGTGGATAGCGCTGTTTGCGCAATACAAAATAGAAACTGCGGCTGAGGTCGCGTCGAGGCAGGGTGAGCGGAACGAGATCGCCATTGGCGAAGTTTCGCTCGAGTACGATGCGGGAGAGGCAGCCTATGCCCAGTCCTGATTCCACTGCATTTTTGATGGCCTCGTTGTGCTTGAATTCAAGATACACATTGAGGGAGGGCAATAGCCCTGCCATGGCCCGGTCGAATGTATGGCGAGCACCGGAATCAGGTTCACGCAGAATCCACGCTGCATCGCGGATATCCCTTGCCGAAAGCGTCTCCTTTTTAGCCAGCGGGTGGTTGGCTGCGCAGAAAACGACGAGTTCATCGTCACGCCAGGGTATTAGCTCTAGCTCGCGGTGCTGGAGTTCTCCTTCAATCATGCCGATATCCACTTCGAAATTAAGCACCTTGGCGGCAATGTCAGGTGTATTCGCAATCTCCAGGCCCACATCGGCTTCGGGATATTTTCCCAGATAGCCAGCAAGGTAGCGGGTGGCCAGGTGATTACCAATGGTGAAGCTGGCGCCAACCTTGATGTGCCCCAGAGACTGGTGTGTCAGCAACAGGTTTTCGAAATGCTGGCAGTGGGCGAGCAGGGATTCCGCTTCTTTGCGCACGGTATGCCCCACCGCATTGAGGGCGAGCTTATTGCTGACGCGATCGAACAGGGGGACGTCGTAGCCCTGCTCGAGATTGAGCAGCGCTTCGCTGGCGGCGGACTGTGACATGTGTAGTTCGCCCGCCGCACGGGATATGTTTTCGTGGCGTGCAACCTCGAGAAAAACCTGCAATTGCTTGAGCGTAAATTTCACGCCGACTCCTGGTTTGAGTTGCCATCGGAAAAACCGATACTTGCATCCATAATATCCTGTTTTACATATAGTGGGAACGGGCGTAAGCTGCCGGCTCTTTTTTTGATGGATTCCACAGGACACCGACATGGCTGAACAAAAAGCAACAAATGTGCACTGGCACGAAGGCGATATTACCCGTGAGCACCGCGAAAAGCTGCTGGGGCAGAAGGGCGCAACGCTCTGGTTTACTGGCCTGTCTGGCAGCGGCAAAAGCACCGTTGCGGTTGAGCTGGAAGGCATGCTGCACGAACGTGGCGTGGCCTGCTACCGTCTCGATGGCGACAACGTCCGTATGGGTATCAACAAGAACCTGGGTTTCTCAGCAGAGGACCGGGCTGAGAATATCCGCCGTATCGGTGAAGTGGCCAAGCTGTTCGTAGACAGCGGGCAGATCGCTTTGTCCAGTTTCGTGAGCCCTTATAAAGCAGACCGCGATGCTGTGCGAGCGCTACACGACGAGGCCGGTATGGATTTCATAGAGGTGTTCGTCGATTGTTCTCTGGAAGCCGCCGAAGCGCGTGACCCCAAGGGCCTGTACAAGAAAGCCCGCGCAGGCGAAATCAAAAACTTTACCGGTATTGATGACCCTTACGAGGCGCCCGAAGCACCGGAACTACATTTGCACTCTGACCAGCAGTCGCTGGAAGAAGAAGTGAACCTCATTCTCGACCTGCTGCGCGAACGCGGCATCGTCACCAAGTAAGCTGGAGAACATAATGATCAAGCCCCATGGCTCAGACGAACTGAACCCGCGCTATGTATATGACGATGCGCAGCGTACTGCCCTGATAGCGGAGGCCGAGGGCCTTCCCTCGCTCCTGCTCAACTCTGCCGCGGCGGCCAATGCTGTAATGCTCGGTGGCGGTTATTTCAATCCCCTGGACGGTTATATGACGCTCGCCGATGCCCTGAGCGTGGCTGAGAACATGACCACCAGCGCTGGCGTGTTTTTCCCTGTTCCCGTACTCAATATGACCGACGAAACGGGTATTGAAGCCGGCAGTCGTATAGCCTTGCGCGACCCGAATGTCGAAGGAAATCCGGTGCTCGCGATTATGGATGTCGAGGGTGTTGAGTCTGTCAGCGACGAGCAGATTGATTTTATGGCGGAGAAGATCTTCCGTACTCTCGATGGTGATCACCCTGGCGTCGCGACGTTCAAAAGCCTGGGTAAGACCGTGCTGTCTGGCCCCATTCAGGTGCTCAACTTCTCCTACTTCCAGGCAGATTTCCCCGAGACCTTCCGCACCGCGGTTGAGATACGTAATGAAATCGCCGAGCGCGGCTGGAACAAGGTTGTGGCATTCCAGACCCGCAATCCGATGCACCGGGCGCACGAAGAATTGTGCCGCATGGCCAAGGATGACCTGAATGCCGACGGTATCCTCATCCATATGCTGCTGGGCAAATTGAAGCCGGGCGATATCCCTGCGGATGTGCGCGATGCGTCGATTCGCAAGATGGTTGACGTCTACTTCCCCGAGAATACCGTCATGATCACTGGTTATGGCTTCGACATGCTTTACGCTGGCCCGCGCGAGGCTGTACTGCACGCGGTGTTCCGTCAGAACTGTGGCTGTACTCACCTGATTGTCGGCCGCGATCACGCCGGTGTAGGCGACTACTACGGTGGTTTTGATGCCCAGACCATCTTCGATGAGGAAGTTGCCGACGACGCTTTGGAGCTGGAGATCTACAAGGCCGATCACACAGCCTACAGCAAGAAGTTGAACAAGGTTGTGATGATGCGCGACGCGCCTGATCACGCCAAGGAAGACTTTGTGCTTCTGTCGGGCACCGCCGTACGCGAAATGCTGGGCAAGGGTATCGCGCCTCCGCCCGAGTTCTCTCGCCCGGAAGTCGCCAAGATTCTGTCCGACTACTACCAGTCTCTGGATAGCTGATCGCGGCGATGGACTACGACATATTCAATGGTGATGCCGATGGCATCTGTGCCTTGCTGCAACTGCGCAAGGCGGAGCCCCGGGAGGCCAAACTTGTCACCGGTGTTAAGCGTGATATTAACCTTCTTGGCAAAGTCGATGCACAATCAGGCGATCGTCTGACTGTGCTCGACGTTTCGATGGACAAGAATAAGGCGGGACTCGGGGCGGCACTCGAGGCGGGAGCCGAAGTGTTCTACGTCGACCATCACTTTCCCGGTGATGTCCCTGAACACGCCTCGCTGACGAGTATTATTAATGAGTCCCCCAATGTCTGTACGGCGGCGCTGGTCAATGGCCACCTCAAGGGCGCCTATCTTGATTGGGCGGTTACCGGTGCGTTTGGTGACAATCTGAAAGAGACTGCGCGCAGCCTCGCCGGTGATCTGGACATTTCCGCTGCCGACCTGGATTTGCTGGAAAAATTGGGCACGTTTATTAACTACAACGGTTACGGCCCGGCGGTTGAAGATCTGCATTTTGATCCTGAGGCGCTCTATCTCCGTCTCTATCAAGCTGATAGCGCGTTGGAGTTCGCAACCGCATCTGCTGATTTTCGCACGCTGGCCGATGGCTATGCTCAGGATATGGGTGCTGCTGAAGCGCTTAGCCCGAGCATGGAGACCAGCAAGGTGGCGCTCTACACGCTGCCCAATGAAGCCTGGGCGAGGAGAGTGAGCGGGGTGTTCAGCAATGATCTCGCGACCGCGCATCCTGAACGCGCCCATGCTGTGCTTACTGCGAAAGACAACGGCAACTTCCTGGTGAGTGTCCGTGCGCCTATGGTGAACAAGCAGGGTGCAGCTGAGCTGTGCATGCAGTTCCCTACAGGTGGGGGCAGGGCGGGAGCTGCCGGCATAAATGATTTGCCAGCAGAACAGCTCGATGCGTTTGGTCGTGCCTTTGGAGAGGCCTACGGCGCCTGAGTGTTACGCGGGGCCGGCGCCTCTGAGAGGCGCTGAACCTGGTCCACGAAGTGCCACGGCGCGAGCATGGGTTTGAGCTTGTTCGCGGGCACTGGCGGGCTGAATAGATACCCCTGAAGGAAGCCGGCTCCGTTTTCAGACAAGAATTTGAACTGTGCGTGGGTCTCCACGCCAGTTACCAGCACTCTCAATCCCAGGCTTCGTGCCATGGCGATGATCGCCACAATCAGTTTTGCTCCCGCTTCGCTGCGGCCACTGTCCAGCAGGAACTCCCGCGCGATCTTGATCTCGTCCAGCGGGTACTGGCTCAGGTAGGTGAGGGGAGAATAGCCCGTGCCAAAGTCATCCACGGAAAGGTAGATGCCAGTTTCTTTGAGCGCCTGCAGTGCCTCGACCGTCTCTTTGTCGTTGCTGGTCATAATGCTTTCGGTCAGCGCCAGCTCCAGTTGCTCAGGCGCAATATTGAACTGGCGGATCACCTCGCGGATTCGGCTAATGAACTCTGTGTCAAATTGCAGGGCTGAGATATTGATTGCTACTTTTTTGAGTTTTACGCCGGCACGGTTGAATGTCTGTACCTGACGGCAGGCCTCGACCAGTACCCAGTCCCCCAGCTCTTCGATAACACCGATCTCTTCCGCCAGGCGGATGAAATCGCCAGGGGGGATCATGCCTTCTTCCGGGTGCTCCCAGCGGAGTAGGGCTTCCACTCCGGCGACAGAGCCCGAGCGTGTGTCCACCTGAGGCTGGTAGTGCAGCGATAATTCATTGCGCTCAATAGCGCGGCGCAGGTCAGCTTCCAGACGCAGCCGATTCTGACCTTCCTCGCCCATGCCCGGGTTGTACACTTCGATACCGCTGCCCGTTGTTTTCTTGGCATGCCATTTGGCGACGCTTGCCGCTTTGATGAGGTCTTCAACTTCAGCGCCGTGTTCAGGTGCCATGGCGATGCCGACAGCGGGCTTTATCACCAGCTCGTGTTCGTCGATATTGAACGGCGTCTGTAAGGTCTGCATGATTCGGTCCGCCACTTGCAGAACCGCTGCTTCGGATTCGACTTCGTTCAGCACCACGGTGAACTCGTCGCCGCCAAGGCGCGACACAGCGATGTCTGCGTCGCTATTGATCAGATGGCCGATACTGTCGCTTTCACGTACAGCCCGGCTCAGGCGCTGGGCGACCTCTTGCAGCAGACGGTCACCCGTGGCGAGGCCGAGGGAGTCGTTAACCCGTTTGAACTCATCCAGATCTATAAAGAGCAGGGCCAGATTTTGCTTGTTGCGATGATTGAGCTTCAGTAGCAGATCAAGTTGCTCGCTGAAAAGCTGGCGATTGGGAAGCTGGGTCAGTTTGTCGTAGTTGGACATGTGATGCAGTCGACTGCGGGTCTTCTTTACCTCGCCGACGACTTTGTTGAGCTGGGCATTGCGTTCGGTCAGCTGCGATGTGCGTTGCTCCACTTTGAGGCTCAGCAAGCGGTTGCCGATTTCCTGTTCAGCCTTGAAGTTTTTGACACCACCGAGCACCGTATTGATGACGCGCGCCACATCCTGCATTTCTCCCGGGCCCTCAAGGTGCACTGGCCCCTTTACTTCGCCGGCAGCGATGTCATCCGCCAGCTGGCCAAGTTGTTGCAGGGGGCGAGTGATGCGCCTTCCCACTAACCACCCGGCAATACTGCAGACGATAACGAGCACGAGAATCCAAATGAATACCTTGCCCGCCTCCAATAGTGAGGCGGTGGCGAGTTCATTGCGATCGAGCAAGAGGTGCAGGTAGCCGATCACCCATTGACTTTGACTGCGGTTGGGCGAGGTGAGGGCGATTGCAAAATCGGCTTCAGTCAGCCTGCGTTCGGCTGGATTGACGAGGGTGAATATCGGCAGGCTGAAGTAGGCCGGGGTGCTCTGGGGAATGACAGAGTTTAGCAGGGAAAGGTCTATGGGCTGCTGACTCCCGTCGAACGCGACAAGTACTTCGTCAAGGGTCAGGGCATCGCCTCGGACAGTCGTAAAGTCGGCGGGATTAAAAGTACGCGCGATGGGGTTATCGCGACTTACCAATTCTGTCCCGGTGTTGTTATAGATAATCGCGCCGGCAACGGCCGCTTGCTGGAAGAAGTCTTCCAGCGTCTCTTCCATGGCGGCAATATCGTTGCGATAGATGTGGAACTGCAGATCGGGCCTGGCCAGCAGCTGACTGGCAGAGCTACGGGTAAGCTGTTCCAGTTGGGTATGGTATTCACGCAGTCCGGTAACGGTGCTCGCAACGATTCCCATCAGCAGCGCACTGATCACGAAAACCAGATTGAGCCGGGTCGTCATACTCATACGCTGCTCTCCCTGCGCGCGCGACGACCGCGAAGACAAAGCGCCTTGTGCCCCGGTACTGTTACAACTGCCATGTCACTTGTCCCGTTATGCCCCCTGTGCAAGGGAGTGCTGTATCGTCCGCGCGCAGTCCATCCTGTACATTGCGCGAGCAAATTATTGCAGCCAAATTACCACGAGCCATGCCCGCCGTGCAATGTGTTGCAGAGGCCCTGCCTATTCTTGCTGGGCGGGTGGCTGATCGCAGTAACCCTCTTCATTGCCGCCGTACCAGAAGAGGGGGTCGATCTCAGCATTGAGAGGCTGCTCGCGGGCCTGGCGATGAACCCAGTCGGGGGTGGACATCAGCGGTCGACCGATGGAAATGGCCTGGGCGTGCCCGCTGGCCAGGGCTGCGCGAGCGCTGGCAAGATCGTAACAGCCGTTGGCAACCAGATTGCCGCGATAGAGCTTACGCAGGTCCCCTGGCGTGAAGTCCAGTTCGCCCCCATCCCCTGTGTCGACTGCTAATGAGTCGAACCCTCGCTCAACGATTTCGAGGAAGGCGAGAGGGCGCTTGTCCAGCTCACGCACCGCGTGGGTGAATACGGTGCGCGGGTCGCTGTCGCTGCAGTCCCAGGTAACGGTGAAGGGCGACAGGCGCACTGACGTGCGGTCCGCACCGATCGCTGTACTCACCGCGTCGGTGACTTCGAGCAGGAAGCGCGCCCGGTTCTCTACTGAGCCGCCATACTCGTCTTCGCGGCGATTAACGCCGTCGCGCAAAAACTGGTCGATCAGATAGCCGCTGGCAGCGTGAATCTGCACACCATCGAAACCCGCTTCAATGGCATTCAAGGCAGCCTGTCGATACTGTTCAATAACCTCAGGAATTTCTTCCAGCGCGAGTGCTCGCGGAGGCGTGCAGGGCTCGAAACCATCGGCGGTGAAGGTGTTGATTTGTCCGGCGGTGGCCGAGGAGGAGACGGGTGCTTCACCTTCTGCCTGCATCTTGCTGTGTGAGACTCGCCCGACATGCCATATCTGGCAGATAATCCGCCCGCCGGCCGCATGTACCGCATCCGTCACCCTGCGCCATCCTGCGATCTGCTCCTCCGTGTGGATGCCTGGTGTAGCGATCGAACCGGTGCCCTGGGGGGATATCTGGGTGGCCTCGGAAATGATTAGCCCGGTGCCCGCCCGCTGCCGGTAGTACTCGACCACGGCATCTGTGGGGATGCGCTCCGGTGACCTTGCTCGGGTCATCGGGGCCATCAGAAAGTGATTGGCAAGGTCAAAGCTGCCCAGAGTGACTGGGGCAAATGGGTCGAGGGAGCTCATCTATCGTTCCTGTATTAATCTAAGGCGAGAGTATTATTATGCGGATCGTTTGGCGACGCGCCAGTAGGGTAAAAGAATACCGCTTTGGGGTCTGCGCCCGCATACCGCATTGCGGCTACTGTTGTGGCCTACCACGACAAACGGATATGCTTGGCGTTTTCCTCCAGGGTGTATTGCACAATGATTGACCAGCTGCTCATAGTCGGGCTATTCGTCGCCCTGCTGGCCAGTCTCATATTTACGGATTGGCCGGCGGTGTGGGTTTTCGTCGGATCGATGCTGGCGGCGTATTTTCTCGGGCTGGTAGAAACTGAGCAGGTTTTGGCCAAGGCGTCCAATATGGGCCTGATGACGCTGATTCTGCTGTTGCTTGTATCGGTAGGGCTGGAAAAGTTGTCATGGCTGACGCGTTTGTCAGGCAAATTGATTTCATCTAACTACGCTCTCAGTCTGTTGCGCCTGGGGACTGTCACGGCATTCTTCTCAGCGTTTGTAAACAATACCGCAGTCGTGGCGACACTGGCGCACACCGTGCGCAGCAATCGGCATCATCCGGCGTCGCGTCTACTGATACCGCTTTCCTATGCCGCTATCCTCGGCGGCACTATGACTCTGATCGGTACGTCCACCAACCTGATTGTCAGTAGTTTTCTCGAAGATGCCACCGGACAGGGCCTGGCGTTTTTTGATTTTTTCCTGGTCGGATTCTCGGTCACGGTCGTGGGCCTGATTGTCATGCTGCTCAGCTCCAGTTTGTTGCCCCGCAGCGGCGGGGAGCAGATCGACATTAACGAATACCTGATCGAGGCAGAAGTCAGTGCCGATTCCGGCCTGGTTGGCAAGAGTATTCTGGACAATGGTTTGCGTGAATTGGAAGCCTTGTTCCTCGTTGAGATTGTCCGCGGAGATCATCTGGTGTCGCCGGTTGCCCCCTCCGAATTTATCGAGGCGGGCGACAAACTGATCTTCTCGGGCGATATCAAGCAGGTAAATGCACTGGAGTCTTTTCCAGGGCTGCATCTGTTTGCCATTGAAGAGGGATTGCTGCGCGAGAATATGACGGAAGTGATCGTCATGCCCAACGCTTCAATCGAGGGCAAGACCATCAAGGACAGTGGCTTCCGATCACTGTTTGATGCGGCCGTTGTCGGTATGCGGCGCGGCGGTAAGCGTCTCTCTGGCAAGCTCGGCAATATCACGATCCAGGCGGGCGACAACCTGA includes the following:
- a CDS encoding alkene reductase, which produces MSSLDPFAPVTLGSFDLANHFLMAPMTRARSPERIPTDAVVEYYRQRAGTGLIISEATQISPQGTGSIATPGIHTEEQIAGWRRVTDAVHAAGGRIICQIWHVGRVSHSKMQAEGEAPVSSSATAGQINTFTADGFEPCTPPRALALEEIPEVIEQYRQAALNAIEAGFDGVQIHAASGYLIDQFLRDGVNRREDEYGGSVENRARFLLEVTDAVSTAIGADRTSVRLSPFTVTWDCSDSDPRTVFTHAVRELDKRPLAFLEIVERGFDSLAVDTGDGGELDFTPGDLRKLYRGNLVANGCYDLASARAALASGHAQAISIGRPLMSTPDWVHRQAREQPLNAEIDPLFWYGGNEEGYCDQPPAQQE
- a CDS encoding SLC13 family permease, with the protein product MIDQLLIVGLFVALLASLIFTDWPAVWVFVGSMLAAYFLGLVETEQVLAKASNMGLMTLILLLLVSVGLEKLSWLTRLSGKLISSNYALSLLRLGTVTAFFSAFVNNTAVVATLAHTVRSNRHHPASRLLIPLSYAAILGGTMTLIGTSTNLIVSSFLEDATGQGLAFFDFFLVGFSVTVVGLIVMLLSSSLLPRSGGEQIDINEYLIEAEVSADSGLVGKSILDNGLRELEALFLVEIVRGDHLVSPVAPSEFIEAGDKLIFSGDIKQVNALESFPGLHLFAIEEGLLRENMTEVIVMPNASIEGKTIKDSGFRSLFDAAVVGMRRGGKRLSGKLGNITIQAGDNLMLAVGADFNERKNLDKNFVVVEDAVGGASATPAQNYFITATLIAVVALATTGMVPLIKGMAFLLICMLLMGVVRGSELRRRFPFELWLIITSALTLSQALTNAGAVAALSNVLHVYLGELGPWAAMAGIYFGTLVLTELMTNNAAAALAFPVAFGLAESFGIDVMPLVMAVAFGASASFLTPYGYTTNLMVQNIGGYSLGDYFRAGLPLSICYSATVLLLIPLVFPF